One genomic region from Methanocaldococcus fervens AG86 encodes:
- a CDS encoding proteasome-activating nucleotidase — protein sequence MVFEEFISSELKKEKKSFTEEFKEEKEVNEDKLNNNDLIKEELQEKAKIAELESKILKLELEKKELERENLQLMKENEILRRELDRMRIPPLIVGTVVDRVGERKVVVKSSTGPSFLVNISHFVNPEDLTPGKRVCLNQQTLTVVDVLPENKDYRAKAMEVDERPNVRYEDIGGLDKQIQEIREVVELPLKHPELFEKIGIEPPKGILLYGPPGTGKTLLAKAVARETNATFIRVVGSELVKKFIGEGATLVKDIFKLAKEKAPSIIFIDEIDAIAAKRTDALTGGDREVQRTLMQLLAEMDGFDARGDVKVIGATNRPDILDPAILRPGRFDRIIEVPAPDEKGRLEILKIHTRKMNLADDVNLEEIAKMTEGCVGAELKAICTEAGMNAIRELRDYVTMEDFRKAVEKVMSKKKAKAEEPKHLEVLYR from the coding sequence ATGGTTTTTGAGGAATTCATTTCATCAGAATTAAAAAAAGAAAAGAAATCATTTACTGAAGAATTTAAAGAAGAAAAGGAAGTTAATGAAGATAAATTAAATAATAATGATTTAATTAAAGAAGAACTTCAAGAAAAGGCAAAAATTGCAGAATTAGAGAGCAAAATTTTAAAATTAGAGTTAGAAAAGAAGGAACTTGAAAGAGAGAATTTACAGTTAATGAAAGAAAATGAAATTTTAAGAAGAGAATTGGACAGAATGAGAATTCCTCCATTGATAGTTGGGACTGTAGTTGATAGAGTTGGGGAAAGAAAAGTGGTTGTTAAAAGCTCAACAGGACCAAGCTTTTTAGTTAATATATCTCACTTTGTAAATCCTGAGGATTTAACTCCTGGAAAGAGGGTTTGCTTAAATCAGCAAACATTGACAGTTGTTGATGTATTGCCAGAAAACAAAGATTACAGAGCTAAGGCTATGGAAGTTGACGAAAGACCAAATGTTAGATACGAAGATATTGGAGGTTTAGATAAACAGATACAAGAAATTAGAGAAGTTGTTGAACTTCCATTAAAGCACCCAGAGTTATTTGAAAAGATTGGAATTGAACCACCAAAAGGTATATTGCTTTACGGACCTCCAGGAACTGGTAAGACGTTGTTGGCTAAAGCGGTAGCAAGAGAGACAAACGCTACATTTATAAGGGTTGTTGGTTCTGAATTGGTTAAGAAGTTTATTGGAGAAGGGGCTACATTAGTTAAAGATATCTTCAAATTAGCTAAAGAAAAAGCTCCATCAATCATATTTATAGATGAGATTGATGCTATTGCAGCAAAAAGAACAGATGCTTTAACTGGTGGAGATAGAGAAGTTCAAAGAACATTAATGCAGTTATTGGCTGAGATGGATGGATTTGATGCGAGAGGGGATGTTAAAGTTATTGGGGCTACAAACAGACCAGATATTTTAGACCCTGCAATATTAAGACCTGGAAGATTTGATAGAATTATTGAAGTCCCTGCTCCAGATGAAAAAGGTAGGTTGGAGATATTGAAGATACATACAAGAAAGATGAACTTAGCTGATGACGTTAATTTAGAGGAAATAGCTAAGATGACTGAAGGTTGTGTGGGAGCTGAGTTAAAGGCAATCTGCACGGAGGCAGGGATGAATGCAATTAGAGAGTTGAGAGATTATGTAACAATGGAAGACTTCAGAAAGGCCGTTGAAAAAGTTATGAGTAAAAAGAAGGCTAAAGCTGAAGAACCTAAACATTTGGAAGTCCTCTACAGATAA
- a CDS encoding (4Fe-4S)-binding protein has protein sequence MPEHILSGIKAIVAMKLRRKGLLQKEIAEIIKSDRSIVSHYLSGRYPKEKILKVAEIFEELPPKYGAKLIHSLTDDKELAKNLIEELYNIKFLWDEKSCIACGSCLGCVALTLDNFTVNIDYDACFLCASCIFRCPTNSLNFVRENYD, from the coding sequence ATGCCAGAGCATATTCTTTCAGGAATAAAGGCAATAGTAGCAATGAAATTAAGAAGAAAAGGACTCCTTCAAAAAGAAATAGCAGAAATTATTAAAAGTGACAGGTCAATAGTTTCTCATTATCTTTCTGGAAGGTATCCAAAGGAAAAAATCTTAAAAGTTGCGGAAATTTTTGAAGAACTTCCACCAAAATATGGAGCTAAGCTCATCCATTCTTTAACTGACGATAAGGAGCTTGCAAAGAACTTGATAGAGGAATTATACAACATAAAATTTTTGTGGGATGAAAAATCCTGCATAGCTTGCGGATCCTGTTTGGGGTGTGTAGCACTCACACTCGACAACTTCACTGTCAATATAGATTACGATGCCTGCTTTTTATGTGCATCTTGTATATTCAGATGTCCTACAAATTCATTAAACTTTGTGAGGGAGAATTATGATTGA
- a CDS encoding transcriptional regulator, whose translation MREILISECIELLRAHKFTVSKPLGRSCFDMVASRDDIRLILKVLKNIDSLSREQSKELKKISKILHGTPLIIGIRTRNAPMEHGIVYDRYDIKAVTFETFRDYLEGSPPVVYSNRGGFFVKIDGKVLKEVREAMGISVGKLAEVVGVSRKAIYKYETQAANPSVDVAIKIEEYLDVPLVKGIDLFEPIKDENVENKLENLEDFKKEAINFLNELGFKSFVVEKAPFDAVAEKDMDNNPNILLTNIEEKDTEEVKRKALFVRELSRLLDSYSLLILEEKEKEYKNLPVISIEELKKMDDAIELIEHIKSMLKNQQSL comes from the coding sequence ATGAGAGAGATTTTAATATCTGAATGTATAGAATTATTAAGAGCTCATAAATTTACAGTTTCAAAACCACTGGGCAGAAGTTGCTTTGACATGGTTGCAAGTAGAGATGATATTAGGTTAATTTTAAAGGTTCTAAAAAATATTGATAGCTTAAGTAGGGAGCAGTCAAAAGAATTGAAGAAAATTAGTAAGATATTGCACGGTACTCCTTTAATAATAGGAATTAGGACAAGAAACGCTCCTATGGAGCATGGAATTGTTTACGACAGATACGATATAAAGGCAGTAACATTTGAAACCTTCAGAGATTATTTAGAGGGTAGCCCACCAGTAGTTTATTCAAATAGAGGAGGATTCTTTGTAAAAATCGATGGTAAGGTTTTAAAAGAAGTAAGAGAGGCTATGGGGATATCAGTTGGAAAATTGGCTGAGGTTGTTGGGGTTTCAAGAAAGGCAATCTACAAGTATGAAACACAGGCTGCAAATCCTTCAGTAGATGTTGCTATAAAAATAGAGGAGTATTTGGATGTTCCATTGGTTAAAGGTATTGATTTATTTGAGCCTATTAAGGATGAGAATGTTGAAAATAAATTAGAGAATTTAGAAGATTTTAAGAAAGAGGCAATAAATTTTTTAAACGAACTAGGATTTAAATCATTCGTTGTTGAAAAAGCTCCATTTGATGCTGTAGCTGAGAAAGATATGGACAACAATCCAAATATATTATTAACAAATATTGAAGAAAAGGATACTGAAGAGGTGAAAAGAAAGGCGTTGTTTGTTAGGGAATTGTCAAGGTTGTTAGATAGCTACTCTTTATTGATACTGGAAGAGAAGGAAAAAGAATATAAAAACCTCCCAGTTATCAGCATTGAAGAATTGAAAAAAATGGACGATGCCATCGAATTAATTGAACACATAAAATCAATGCTAAAAAATCAACAATCACTATAA
- a CDS encoding ATP-binding protein: MKAYELVVYPERCHGCGNCVVSCPVNAKNPETWGGKGPYSDEVVIRVENGVVTVVNQDLCGGCGACIEACPVNAIELVFKRK, encoded by the coding sequence ATGAAAGCTTATGAGTTGGTAGTTTATCCAGAAAGATGTCATGGATGTGGAAACTGTGTAGTTTCTTGTCCAGTTAACGCTAAAAATCCAGAAACATGGGGAGGTAAAGGGCCTTACAGCGATGAAGTAGTTATTAGAGTTGAGAATGGAGTCGTTACAGTAGTTAATCAAGATTTATGTGGAGGTTGTGGGGCCTGTATAGAAGCATGTCCAGTTAACGCAATAGAATTGGTTTTCAAAAGAAAATAA
- the fwdF gene encoding tungsten-dependent formylmethanofuran dehydrogenase subunit FwdF, producing MIEQVKEVYENGLIICRDGEVEKRELFWSDDACVGCGICADICPVGAIALGPLGAIAKGDVIAPKLDIDKDVCALCGLCASACPFDAMDLKINGKSIKEDEKYPKIKRDIKISQEKCVLCEQCEMVCPQLAISVERELAERKKFVIGEVNINKDKCVLCGICAEYCPADAIDLKYNYPTPTNPKPITDIEVNKDKCVYCKVCEFVCPHNAIEVICYKCPMMKRIPQAELYNDINGKTVVDKDLCVTCGWCAFICPADAIEVEKPFKGELIIDENACNACGACIAICPCGALEFPAPKDKAEKVPRIVVNQNLCVLCGACTKACPVNAIKVKRTEINFEREPKAIAWKNAFKKLME from the coding sequence ATGATTGAGCAAGTAAAAGAAGTTTATGAAAACGGCCTTATCATATGCAGAGATGGAGAAGTAGAAAAAAGAGAGCTGTTTTGGAGTGATGATGCCTGTGTTGGTTGTGGTATCTGTGCTGACATATGTCCAGTTGGTGCTATAGCTTTAGGACCTTTGGGGGCTATTGCTAAAGGAGATGTTATAGCTCCAAAATTAGATATTGACAAGGATGTATGTGCATTATGTGGTTTATGTGCTTCTGCATGTCCATTTGATGCTATGGACTTGAAAATCAATGGAAAATCAATAAAAGAAGATGAGAAATATCCAAAAATTAAGAGAGATATCAAAATTAGCCAAGAAAAGTGTGTTTTGTGTGAACAGTGTGAAATGGTCTGTCCTCAATTGGCAATAAGCGTTGAAAGAGAGTTGGCTGAAAGAAAGAAGTTTGTTATTGGAGAAGTAAATATAAATAAAGATAAGTGTGTTTTATGTGGAATTTGTGCTGAATACTGTCCAGCAGATGCTATAGACTTAAAATACAACTACCCAACGCCAACAAATCCAAAGCCAATAACCGATATTGAAGTTAACAAGGACAAGTGTGTCTACTGTAAGGTTTGTGAGTTTGTTTGCCCTCACAATGCCATTGAAGTCATCTGTTACAAGTGTCCAATGATGAAGAGAATTCCGCAGGCAGAGTTATACAACGACATTAATGGAAAAACTGTTGTTGATAAAGATTTATGTGTAACATGTGGTTGGTGTGCCTTCATCTGTCCTGCAGATGCTATTGAAGTAGAGAAGCCATTCAAAGGAGAGTTAATAATTGATGAAAACGCATGTAACGCTTGTGGAGCTTGTATTGCCATCTGTCCATGTGGTGCATTAGAATTCCCAGCACCAAAAGATAAGGCTGAAAAAGTTCCAAGAATCGTTGTTAACCAGAACTTATGTGTCTTATGTGGAGCTTGCACCAAAGCATGTCCAGTTAATGCTATAAAAGTTAAGAGAACAGAGATTAACTTTGAAAGAGAGCCTAAAGCAATTGCATGGAAAAACGCATTTAAAAAGTTAATGGAATAA
- a CDS encoding heavy metal-binding domain-containing protein yields the protein MITTTTDNLEGFKIVKYLGVVIGYGDDPDDALEDLIDIAKNLGANAIIGIRIANELTTEIISDENYAVPELTYYAYGTAVVVEKVEKK from the coding sequence ATGATAACTACAACAACTGATAACTTAGAAGGTTTTAAAATTGTAAAATATTTGGGCGTTGTAATTGGATATGGAGATGATCCTGACGATGCGTTAGAAGATTTGATAGATATTGCCAAAAATCTGGGGGCTAATGCAATTATTGGTATTAGAATAGCTAACGAATTAACCACTGAAATCATCTCCGATGAAAACTACGCAGTTCCAGAATTAACATATTATGCGTATGGAACAGCTGTAGTTGTTGAAAAAGTAGAGAAAAAGTAA
- the fwdD gene encoding tungsten-dependent formylmethanofuran dehydrogenase subunit FwdD, whose translation MKFILNTGRTIWQGEAIEAGKNLDLYVKAAGVAYINEEDMEKLGVKEGDKVKVKSEYGEVVVYVKKATERMPEGMIYIPMGPWANSVVKPDTHSTGMPTFKGYPGFYVEVEKTDEEFLDMRALMRKKYIESVE comes from the coding sequence ATGAAATTTATCTTAAATACTGGAAGAACAATATGGCAGGGAGAGGCAATAGAAGCTGGAAAAAACCTTGATTTATATGTTAAAGCGGCTGGAGTTGCTTATATCAACGAAGAAGATATGGAGAAATTAGGAGTTAAGGAAGGAGATAAAGTTAAAGTTAAGTCAGAATATGGAGAAGTTGTTGTTTATGTAAAAAAGGCAACTGAAAGAATGCCAGAAGGAATGATCTACATACCAATGGGCCCATGGGCTAACTCAGTTGTTAAACCAGACACACACAGTACAGGAATGCCTACATTTAAAGGATACCCAGGATTTTACGTTGAAGTAGAAAAAACTGATGAAGAATTTTTAGATATGAGGGCTTTAATGAGGAAAAAATACATAGAATCAGTTGAATAA
- the fwdC gene encoding tungsten-dependent formylmethanofuran dehydrogenase subunit FwdC — MKELILTLQKEIMVPVEMDKVLPEVIEKMSLDEIKNIELVQGRKRVKLADIFDIELNNIEGDPRVVIKNSNQKLKYVGSKMTKGEIVVEGDVGMYVGAEMKGGKIIVNGNADSWAGQNMKGGELVIKGDARDYVGSAYRGDWRGMSGGTIIVEGNAGNEIGEFMSKGLIHIKGDVGIMAGIHQNGGIIIIDGNVDVRVGGEMKAGAIVVYGKVEEVLPSFKFEGIVENPVIKLSKKDEGTPITGTFYKFSGDYVNRKPKGQLYISVDSNPDLI, encoded by the coding sequence ATGAAAGAGTTGATATTAACATTACAAAAAGAGATAATGGTTCCAGTAGAGATGGATAAAGTATTGCCAGAAGTCATTGAAAAGATGAGCTTAGATGAAATAAAAAACATTGAGTTAGTTCAAGGAAGAAAGAGAGTTAAGTTAGCTGATATTTTTGATATTGAGTTGAATAATATTGAAGGGGACCCAAGAGTTGTTATTAAAAACTCAAATCAAAAATTAAAGTACGTTGGTTCAAAGATGACAAAAGGGGAGATTGTAGTTGAAGGAGATGTGGGAATGTACGTTGGAGCTGAAATGAAAGGAGGAAAAATCATAGTTAATGGAAATGCTGACAGCTGGGCTGGGCAAAATATGAAAGGAGGAGAGTTAGTAATTAAAGGAGATGCAAGAGATTACGTTGGTTCTGCTTATAGAGGGGATTGGAGAGGTATGAGTGGAGGAACAATTATTGTTGAAGGAAACGCTGGAAATGAAATTGGAGAGTTCATGAGCAAAGGTCTCATACACATAAAGGGAGATGTTGGAATAATGGCAGGAATCCACCAAAACGGTGGAATAATTATTATTGATGGAAACGTTGATGTAAGAGTTGGAGGAGAAATGAAAGCAGGAGCCATAGTTGTCTATGGAAAGGTTGAAGAGGTTTTACCATCCTTCAAGTTTGAGGGAATAGTTGAAAACCCAGTTATAAAATTGAGTAAAAAAGATGAAGGAACACCAATAACAGGAACATTCTATAAGTTCAGCGGAGATTATGTAAATAGAAAACCAAAAGGACAGTTGTATATTTCAGTTGATAGCAACCCAGATTTAATCTAA
- the pyrG gene encoding glutamine hydrolyzing CTP synthase, protein MKFIFITGGVISSLGKGITAASLGRLLKARGFKVNMIKIDPYLQIDAGTMSPYEHGEVFVTEDGGETDLDLGHYERFIDENLTKNNNITTGKIYWSVLTKERKGEYLGKTVQVIPHITNEIKDWIKKLGDGYDITIVEIGGTVGDIESLPFLEAIRQFKKDVGKENVLYIHVSLLPYIKTAGELKTKPTQHSVKELRGIGIQPDILICRTEMPMGDKIREKLALFCDVDKEAVIEARDARTIYEVPLNLEKEGLGKLVTKKLNLPDREPDLDEWRTFVDRVINPLNEVTIGIIGKYVELKDAYLSIIEALIHAGAKNDTKVNINWIHSERLENDGFEEILDKYREDDKLDGILVPGGFGDRGVEGKINAIKYARENDVPFLGICMGMQCAVIEFARNVCGLEGANSTEFDENTKYPVVDLLPEQKEIDAKGGTMRLGAYPAILKEGTLAYKLYGRKEVYERHRHRYEVNPEYHELLENYGLTISGKSPDGRLAEFIEISKNRYFIATQAHPEFKSRPNKPHPLFDGLVRASLGEKI, encoded by the coding sequence ATGAAGTTTATATTTATTACAGGAGGAGTTATATCATCTTTAGGGAAGGGAATCACAGCGGCTTCATTAGGAAGGTTGCTAAAAGCAAGAGGATTTAAGGTAAATATGATAAAGATAGATCCTTATCTGCAGATAGATGCTGGGACAATGTCTCCTTATGAACATGGAGAGGTGTTTGTTACAGAAGATGGAGGAGAGACGGATTTAGATTTAGGACATTATGAGAGATTTATCGACGAAAATCTAACAAAAAATAACAACATAACCACAGGAAAAATTTACTGGAGTGTTTTAACAAAAGAGAGAAAGGGGGAATATTTAGGAAAAACAGTTCAAGTAATCCCGCATATAACAAATGAAATAAAAGATTGGATTAAAAAACTTGGGGATGGATATGATATAACTATTGTTGAAATTGGGGGAACTGTTGGAGATATTGAAAGCTTACCATTCTTAGAGGCTATAAGGCAGTTTAAAAAAGATGTTGGTAAAGAAAACGTGCTATATATCCACGTATCCCTCCTGCCATACATAAAAACCGCTGGAGAGTTGAAAACAAAACCTACACAGCACAGCGTTAAGGAATTGAGGGGTATAGGGATACAGCCAGATATATTGATTTGCAGAACAGAAATGCCTATGGGGGATAAAATAAGGGAAAAGTTAGCTCTATTCTGTGATGTCGATAAGGAGGCTGTTATTGAGGCAAGAGATGCGAGAACAATATATGAAGTTCCTCTTAATTTAGAAAAAGAGGGTTTAGGAAAATTGGTTACTAAAAAGCTAAATCTTCCAGATAGGGAACCAGATTTGGATGAATGGAGGACGTTTGTTGATAGAGTTATAAACCCATTGAATGAGGTAACTATTGGTATAATTGGAAAGTACGTTGAGTTAAAAGATGCTTATTTAAGTATCATTGAAGCTTTAATCCACGCTGGTGCTAAAAACGACACCAAAGTTAATATAAATTGGATACATTCTGAGAGATTAGAAAATGATGGATTTGAGGAGATATTAGATAAATATAGAGAAGATGATAAGTTGGATGGTATTTTAGTACCAGGTGGATTTGGAGATAGGGGTGTTGAAGGTAAAATAAACGCCATAAAATATGCAAGGGAAAATGATGTTCCTTTCTTAGGTATCTGCATGGGAATGCAGTGTGCAGTTATAGAGTTTGCAAGAAACGTTTGTGGTTTGGAGGGAGCTAATTCAACAGAATTTGATGAAAATACAAAATATCCAGTTGTTGATTTGCTTCCAGAACAGAAGGAGATTGATGCAAAAGGAGGAACTATGAGATTAGGGGCTTATCCAGCAATATTAAAAGAGGGAACTTTAGCTTATAAATTGTATGGAAGAAAAGAGGTTTATGAGAGGCATAGGCATAGATATGAGGTTAATCCAGAATACCATGAATTGTTAGAAAACTATGGCTTAACAATTTCTGGAAAATCTCCTGATGGAAGATTGGCAGAATTTATTGAAATCAGCAAAAATAGATACTTTATAGCAACACAAGCACATCCAGAATTTAAATCAAGACCTAATAAACCACATCCATTATTTGATGGATTGGTTAGAGCTTCTTTGGGAGAAAAAATCTAA
- the aroC gene encoding chorismate synthase translates to MNTYGDMFRVTVFGESHGKAVGAVVDGCPANLPLSEEDIQKELDRRKPGQSIFSTPRKEEDKVEILSGIFEGKTTGAPICSVVYNKNMRPKDYSAIKDTPRPGHADLTYKLKYKNYDYRGGGRASGRVTIGHVIGGAIAKKLLSYTHNIKIIGYTIKIGKIEGDFNYYNNPEIFENEKSLESLVESIESNPLRCPSMNEKEMEEYVLKAMENKDSVGGVVEIVALNVPVGVGNPIFNKLNAELARGLMSINAVKGVEVGVGFKAAEMYGSEMNDALYFDDDKNIKFETNNCGGILGGISCVTPIVLRIAVKPTPSIGKKQKTINLKTFENTEIEIKGRHDPVIVPRIIPVAEAMVAITLADLMIKGGFIHPCSL, encoded by the coding sequence ATGAACACCTATGGGGATATGTTTAGAGTTACAGTTTTTGGAGAGAGTCATGGAAAAGCAGTAGGAGCAGTTGTTGATGGTTGCCCAGCGAATCTGCCTTTATCTGAGGAGGATATTCAGAAAGAGCTTGATAGGAGAAAGCCGGGGCAAAGTATATTCTCAACTCCAAGGAAGGAAGAAGATAAGGTTGAAATTCTTTCTGGAATTTTCGAAGGAAAAACTACCGGAGCTCCAATTTGTTCAGTAGTTTATAACAAAAACATGCGACCTAAGGATTACTCAGCAATAAAAGATACTCCAAGGCCAGGGCATGCAGATCTAACCTACAAATTGAAGTATAAAAATTACGATTATAGAGGAGGAGGAAGGGCAAGTGGAAGAGTTACTATAGGGCATGTTATTGGAGGAGCTATAGCTAAAAAGCTCTTATCTTACACTCACAACATAAAAATTATAGGCTATACCATAAAAATTGGAAAGATTGAAGGAGATTTTAACTATTACAACAATCCTGAAATCTTTGAAAATGAAAAATCCTTAGAAAGCTTGGTAGAGAGTATTGAAAGTAACCCATTGAGATGCCCATCAATGAATGAGAAAGAGATGGAGGAGTACGTTTTAAAAGCCATGGAAAATAAGGACAGTGTTGGAGGAGTTGTTGAGATTGTAGCTTTAAATGTTCCAGTTGGTGTAGGAAATCCAATATTTAACAAGTTAAATGCTGAGCTGGCTAGAGGTTTGATGAGTATAAATGCAGTTAAAGGTGTTGAAGTAGGTGTTGGCTTTAAAGCTGCTGAAATGTATGGAAGTGAAATGAACGATGCTCTCTACTTTGACGACGATAAAAATATAAAATTTGAAACAAATAACTGTGGTGGCATTTTAGGGGGGATTAGTTGTGTAACCCCAATAGTTTTAAGGATTGCAGTAAAGCCTACACCTTCAATAGGTAAAAAACAAAAAACTATAAATTTAAAAACCTTTGAAAATACTGAAATTGAAATTAAAGGAAGGCACGACCCTGTTATAGTTCCGAGAATTATTCCCGTAGCTGAGGCAATGGTTGCCATAACATTAGCTGATTTAATGATTAAAGGTGGTTTTATCCACCCATGTAGCTTATAA
- the fwdA gene encoding tungsten-dependent formylmethanofuran dehydrogenase subunit FwdA, with product MEYIIKNGIVYDPLNGVNGEKMDICVKDGKIVESVSDKAKVIDASGCVVMPGGIDSHSHIAGAKVNVGRIFRPEDSKMEVYAKKGLRSGTGFSVPSTYKTGYQYSEMGYTTVIEAAMPPLIARHTHEEFMETPQIDKAAMPLFGNNWMVMEYLKEGDIKACAAFVAWMLKTVKGFAIKIVNPGGTEAWGWGKNVHSIDDPVPYFDITPREIIRGLAQVNELLGLPHSIHVHPNNLGHPGNWETTLETMKCVEGIEAKPRVGERETTFYNTHLQFHSYGGTSWKDFESKALEIAEYVNKSKHVVVDVGQVTLDETTTMTADGPMEYDLHMTNGLKWANCDVELETGSGVVPFIYSPKGPVYSVQWAIGLELFLNIDTDKVMLTTDHPNAGPFTRYPRVIAWLMSKKYRDEWLYNKVHKWAQQRSHVADADKEYDLYEIAKVTRANQAKVLGLSETKGHLGVGAEADIAIYAIDPEEKDGKKIEKAFRYAKYVLKGGEVVVKDGNIVKEIFGDTMYLDVQVGEDLMNEVLKDVEEKFRSYYSVNLENYPVSEEYANSWRVIKIDATDIN from the coding sequence ATGGAATACATAATAAAAAATGGAATCGTATACGACCCATTAAATGGGGTTAACGGAGAAAAAATGGATATATGTGTTAAAGATGGAAAAATAGTTGAAAGTGTATCCGATAAAGCTAAAGTTATCGATGCCTCTGGATGCGTAGTAATGCCAGGAGGTATAGATTCACACAGTCACATTGCAGGGGCAAAAGTTAACGTTGGGAGAATATTTAGACCAGAAGATAGTAAAATGGAGGTCTACGCTAAAAAAGGATTAAGAAGTGGAACTGGATTTTCAGTCCCATCAACATACAAAACAGGTTACCAATATTCAGAAATGGGTTATACAACAGTTATTGAAGCTGCAATGCCTCCATTAATTGCAAGACACACTCACGAAGAATTTATGGAAACACCACAAATAGATAAAGCTGCAATGCCATTATTTGGAAACAACTGGATGGTCATGGAATATTTAAAAGAAGGAGATATTAAAGCATGTGCTGCATTCGTTGCTTGGATGTTGAAAACTGTTAAAGGTTTTGCAATAAAGATAGTTAACCCTGGAGGAACAGAAGCATGGGGATGGGGTAAAAACGTTCACAGCATAGATGACCCAGTTCCATACTTTGACATAACTCCAAGAGAAATTATTAGAGGTTTAGCACAAGTTAATGAGTTGCTTGGATTACCTCACTCAATACACGTTCACCCAAATAATTTAGGACACCCTGGAAACTGGGAAACAACATTGGAAACAATGAAATGTGTTGAAGGAATCGAGGCAAAGCCAAGAGTTGGAGAAAGAGAGACTACCTTCTACAACACACACCTCCAATTTCACTCCTATGGAGGAACTTCATGGAAAGACTTTGAAAGTAAAGCGTTAGAGATTGCCGAATATGTAAACAAATCAAAACATGTAGTTGTTGACGTTGGACAAGTTACATTGGATGAAACAACAACAATGACTGCAGATGGACCAATGGAGTATGATTTACACATGACTAATGGATTGAAGTGGGCAAACTGTGACGTTGAGCTTGAAACTGGTTCTGGAGTTGTTCCATTCATCTACAGTCCAAAAGGTCCAGTTTACTCAGTTCAGTGGGCAATTGGTTTAGAGCTCTTCCTAAATATAGATACCGATAAAGTAATGCTAACAACAGACCATCCAAATGCAGGACCATTCACAAGATATCCAAGAGTTATTGCATGGTTGATGAGTAAAAAATACAGAGACGAATGGCTATACAACAAAGTTCATAAGTGGGCTCAGCAAAGAAGCCACGTAGCAGATGCTGATAAAGAATATGACTTATATGAGATAGCAAAGGTAACAAGAGCAAACCAGGCTAAGGTTTTAGGATTGAGTGAGACAAAAGGACACTTAGGAGTCGGAGCTGAGGCAGATATAGCCATATATGCAATAGACCCAGAAGAAAAAGATGGTAAGAAGATTGAAAAGGCATTCAGATATGCTAAATATGTATTGAAAGGTGGAGAAGTAGTTGTTAAAGATGGAAATATTGTTAAAGAAATCTTTGGAGACACAATGTACTTAGACGTACAAGTTGGAGAAGATTTAATGAACGAAGTTCTTAAAGATGTTGAGGAGAAATTTAGGTCATACTACTCAGTTAACTTAGAAAACTACCCAGTTTCAGAAGAATATGCAAACAGCTGGAGAGTTATAAAGATAGATGCAACTGACATTAACTAA